A genomic region of Papaver somniferum cultivar HN1 chromosome 7, ASM357369v1, whole genome shotgun sequence contains the following coding sequences:
- the LOC113298984 gene encoding DEAD-box ATP-dependent RNA helicase 31-like isoform X1 — MKRAAEGELVNKSKVSKGNNNTPATKKNMKRRNKKKTFSSCIESAQVGGNLQKQQIASQKAPDSKMDEIPVFGDLLSELGKENDGKTNPKLSSGNDSHLSQTRFDQCPISPLSLKGIKDMGYERMTTVQEATLPVILKGKDVLAKARTGTGKTVAFLLPAIENILKSTSVDCSRNEFPISVLIICPTRELACQVAAEAMKLLKHHPSISAQVVIGGTSQDTERKRLLGKPCQILIATPGRLKDHTVTTPGFATRLKGVKVLVLDEADQLLGMGFQKDIEKIVASVPKQRQTLLFSATVPKEVHNICHIALKSDHEYIDTVDEGSEETHSQVRQTHLTAPLSEHFSVIYKLLKDHIADDVNYKVLVFCTTAMVTKLVAELLSDLKLNVREIHSRKAQSYRTRVSDEFRKSTGLILVTSDVSARGVDYPDVTLVIQVGLPSDKQQYIHRLGRTGRKGKQGQGILLLAPWEEFFLSNLRDLSLIKASVTLIDPDSKKKQVEQAVSRIDMKSKEAAYQAWLGYYNGNKTVGRDKCKLVERANEFSRSMGLDTPPAIRKVVLGKMGLKNVPGLRSY; from the exons atgaaaagagcAGCAGAGGGTGAACTTGTTAATAAATCGAAGGTATCTAAAGGTAATAATAATACCCCTGCTACAAAGAAGAACatgaagaggaggaataagaagaAGACTTTTAGCTCCTGTATAGAGAGTGCTCAGGTAGGTGGGAATCTACAGAAACAACAAATAGCTTCTCAAAAAGCACCAGACAGTAAAATGGATGAAATTCCTGTATTTGGAGATTTATTGAGTGAATTAGGCAAAGAAAATGATGGCAAGACAAATCCAAAATTATCAAGTGGAAATGATTCTCACCTGAGTCAGACTAG ATTTGATCAGTGCCCAATTTCTCCCTTGTCGTTGAAGGGAATAAAAGATATGGGATACGAGAGAATGACTACTGTGCAGGAGGCAACTCTTCCTGTCATTCTTAAAG GTAAGGATGTATTAGCCAAGGCAAGGACAGGAACTGGAAAAACTGTAGCATTTTTG CTTCCAGCAATTGAGAACATTTTAAAGTCAACTTCAGTGGATTGTAGTAGAAACGAGTTTCCTATTAGTGTGCTTATTATATGCCCAACAAGAGAACTGGCATGCCAAGTTGCTGCAGAGGCTATGAAATTGCTTAAGCATCATCCTTCTATCAGTGCTCAAGTTGTAATTGGAGGCACAAGCCAAGATACGGAGCGGAAACGTTTGTTGGGAAAGCCTTGCCAG ATTCTTATTGCGACACCTGGAAGGCTTAAAGACCATACTGTGACTACACCTGGATTTGCTACTCGCTTGAAGGGTGTAAAAGTGCTTGTTCTTGATGAAGCTGACCAATTATTAGGTATGGGATTCCAAAAGGACATCGAAAAGATTGTTGCTTCTGTTCCAAAACAGCGGCAAACACttctattttctgctactgttccAAAAGAG GTTCATAATATCTGTCACATAGCTTTAAAAAGTGATCACGAATACATCGACACTGTTGATGAAGGTAGCGAGGAGACACACTCGCAA GTTAGACAGACCCATCTAACTGCGCCACTCAGCGAACACTTTTCCGTTATATATAAACTTCTAAAAGATCATATTGCTGATGATGTTAATTATAAG GTTCTTGTATTCTGCACTACTGCAATGGTCACAAAGCTTGTAGCTGAACTCCTTTCTGACCTTAAATTGAACGTACGCGAGATTCACTCGAGGAAGGCCCAGAGTTACAGAACAAGGGTGTCTGATGAGTTCCGAAAGTCAACAGGACTTATTCTTGTGACATCTGATGTTTCTGCACGTGGAGTAGACTATCCTGATGTTACTTTAGTAATACAG GTTGGATTACCCTCTGATAAACAACAGTACATACATCGACTTGGTCGAACAGGTCGCAAAGGTAAACAAGGGCAAGGAATACTGCTGCTGGCTCCTTGGGAGGAATTCTTCTTATCTAATTTGAGAGATTTATCATTAATAAAAGCTTCAGTGACGTTGATTGATCCCGACTCAAAGAAAAAA CAGGTAGAACAGGCGGTGTCCCGGATTGATATGAAAAGCAAAGAGGCAGCATACCAAGCATGGCTCGGGTACTACAACGGAAATAAGACAGTGGGCCGTGATAAATGCAAGCTGGTCGAGCGTGCAAATGAGTTCAGCAGGAGTATGGGACTTGATACCCCTCCAGCCATCCGAAAGGTCGTCCTTGGCAAGATGGGATTAAAAAATGTTCCAGGTCTTAGATCTTATTGA
- the LOC113298984 gene encoding DEAD-box ATP-dependent RNA helicase 31-like isoform X2, with the protein MKRAAEGELVNKSKVSKGNNNTPATKKNMKRRNKKKTFSSCIESAQVGGNLQKQQIASQKAPDSKMDEIPVFGDLLSELGKENDGKTNPKLSSGNDSHLSQTRFDQCPISPLSLKGIKDMGYERMTTVQEATLPVILKGKDVLAKARTGTGKTVAFLLPAIENILKSTSVDCSRNEFPISVLIICPTRELACQVAAEAMKLLKHHPSISAQVVIGGTSQDTERKRLLGKPCQILIATPGRLKDHTVTTPGFATRLKGVKVLVLDEADQLLGMGFQKDIEKIVASVPKQRQTLLFSATVPKEVHNICHIALKSDHEYIDTVDEGSEETHSQVRQTHLTAPLSEHFSVIYKLLKDHIADDVNYKVLVFCTTAMVTKLVAELLSDLKLNVREIHSRKAQSYRTRVSDEFRKSTGLILVTSDVSARGVDYPDVTLVIQVGLPSDKQQYIHRLGRTGRKGKQGQGILLLAPWEEFFLSNLRDLSLIKASVTLIDPDSKKKVEQAVSRIDMKSKEAAYQAWLGYYNGNKTVGRDKCKLVERANEFSRSMGLDTPPAIRKVVLGKMGLKNVPGLRSY; encoded by the exons atgaaaagagcAGCAGAGGGTGAACTTGTTAATAAATCGAAGGTATCTAAAGGTAATAATAATACCCCTGCTACAAAGAAGAACatgaagaggaggaataagaagaAGACTTTTAGCTCCTGTATAGAGAGTGCTCAGGTAGGTGGGAATCTACAGAAACAACAAATAGCTTCTCAAAAAGCACCAGACAGTAAAATGGATGAAATTCCTGTATTTGGAGATTTATTGAGTGAATTAGGCAAAGAAAATGATGGCAAGACAAATCCAAAATTATCAAGTGGAAATGATTCTCACCTGAGTCAGACTAG ATTTGATCAGTGCCCAATTTCTCCCTTGTCGTTGAAGGGAATAAAAGATATGGGATACGAGAGAATGACTACTGTGCAGGAGGCAACTCTTCCTGTCATTCTTAAAG GTAAGGATGTATTAGCCAAGGCAAGGACAGGAACTGGAAAAACTGTAGCATTTTTG CTTCCAGCAATTGAGAACATTTTAAAGTCAACTTCAGTGGATTGTAGTAGAAACGAGTTTCCTATTAGTGTGCTTATTATATGCCCAACAAGAGAACTGGCATGCCAAGTTGCTGCAGAGGCTATGAAATTGCTTAAGCATCATCCTTCTATCAGTGCTCAAGTTGTAATTGGAGGCACAAGCCAAGATACGGAGCGGAAACGTTTGTTGGGAAAGCCTTGCCAG ATTCTTATTGCGACACCTGGAAGGCTTAAAGACCATACTGTGACTACACCTGGATTTGCTACTCGCTTGAAGGGTGTAAAAGTGCTTGTTCTTGATGAAGCTGACCAATTATTAGGTATGGGATTCCAAAAGGACATCGAAAAGATTGTTGCTTCTGTTCCAAAACAGCGGCAAACACttctattttctgctactgttccAAAAGAG GTTCATAATATCTGTCACATAGCTTTAAAAAGTGATCACGAATACATCGACACTGTTGATGAAGGTAGCGAGGAGACACACTCGCAA GTTAGACAGACCCATCTAACTGCGCCACTCAGCGAACACTTTTCCGTTATATATAAACTTCTAAAAGATCATATTGCTGATGATGTTAATTATAAG GTTCTTGTATTCTGCACTACTGCAATGGTCACAAAGCTTGTAGCTGAACTCCTTTCTGACCTTAAATTGAACGTACGCGAGATTCACTCGAGGAAGGCCCAGAGTTACAGAACAAGGGTGTCTGATGAGTTCCGAAAGTCAACAGGACTTATTCTTGTGACATCTGATGTTTCTGCACGTGGAGTAGACTATCCTGATGTTACTTTAGTAATACAG GTTGGATTACCCTCTGATAAACAACAGTACATACATCGACTTGGTCGAACAGGTCGCAAAGGTAAACAAGGGCAAGGAATACTGCTGCTGGCTCCTTGGGAGGAATTCTTCTTATCTAATTTGAGAGATTTATCATTAATAAAAGCTTCAGTGACGTTGATTGATCCCGACTCAAAGAAAAAA GTAGAACAGGCGGTGTCCCGGATTGATATGAAAAGCAAAGAGGCAGCATACCAAGCATGGCTCGGGTACTACAACGGAAATAAGACAGTGGGCCGTGATAAATGCAAGCTGGTCGAGCGTGCAAATGAGTTCAGCAGGAGTATGGGACTTGATACCCCTCCAGCCATCCGAAAGGTCGTCCTTGGCAAGATGGGATTAAAAAATGTTCCAGGTCTTAGATCTTATTGA